One Candidatus Cloacimonas sp. DNA window includes the following coding sequences:
- a CDS encoding sigma-54 dependent transcriptional regulator, which yields MNDTTKPRILIVDDSIETLELFELQLKDKYQVDTATSLKAGKGLLDKYGYHIAIIDLILPGENGLDLIQYVTQSYPHTAVIVISGQASIETAVAAMKLGASEYLVKPFRDLDIINIQVEKILQTQRLIAENKRLNAMLDSEIETDMIIGNSPEIQSLIQTVKKIAKLDTPILITGETGVGKSVFANLIHRNSLRKHQKFVIVNCGSLTETLLESLLFGHKRGSFTDAYRDKIGYFQEANGGTLFLDEITETSLSFQVKLLKVLETGFFRMVGGEQDVHTDVRVIAATNKDIKECVANCTFREDLYYRLNVFHLNIPPLRERRDDIKVLANAFTNEFSNKYNKGDLKLSPEVISIFLNYAWMGNIRELKNAIEHAVILAEHNVILPEDLPENIVASTNIVSPTYQQEESGDWFSAKQNFEKRYLNQLLTQCKGNFSKAAKLSGITRENLYNKCTKLGINYNQYRSHNLPHEETKETKV from the coding sequence ATGAACGATACAACCAAACCCAGAATTTTGATTGTGGACGACAGCATAGAGACATTGGAACTCTTTGAACTGCAGTTGAAAGATAAATACCAAGTGGATACGGCTACCAGTTTGAAAGCAGGCAAAGGGCTTTTGGATAAATATGGTTATCATATTGCTATTATTGATCTTATCCTACCGGGAGAAAACGGGCTGGATTTGATTCAATATGTTACTCAAAGTTATCCACACACAGCTGTTATAGTAATTAGTGGCCAAGCATCAATTGAAACTGCAGTTGCCGCTATGAAATTAGGAGCCAGTGAATATTTGGTAAAACCCTTTCGTGATCTTGATATAATCAATATCCAAGTAGAAAAAATCTTACAAACGCAAAGGCTGATTGCAGAAAATAAACGACTGAACGCTATGTTGGACAGCGAAATTGAAACGGATATGATTATTGGTAATTCACCTGAAATTCAATCCCTCATTCAAACAGTGAAAAAAATCGCCAAACTGGATACGCCTATTCTTATAACTGGTGAAACCGGAGTTGGAAAAAGTGTTTTTGCCAATTTAATTCATCGTAACAGTTTACGCAAGCATCAAAAATTTGTGATCGTTAATTGTGGCAGCTTAACAGAAACCCTTTTGGAAAGCTTACTTTTTGGTCACAAACGGGGTTCCTTCACAGATGCTTACAGAGATAAAATCGGTTATTTTCAAGAAGCTAACGGTGGAACCCTCTTTCTGGATGAAATTACTGAGACCTCCCTTTCCTTTCAGGTAAAGTTACTGAAGGTTTTGGAGACAGGATTTTTTCGGATGGTTGGGGGTGAACAAGATGTGCATACAGATGTAAGAGTTATTGCCGCCACCAATAAAGACATCAAAGAATGCGTTGCCAACTGCACTTTCCGGGAAGATTTATATTACCGTTTAAATGTATTTCACTTAAATATTCCGCCTTTAAGAGAGCGTCGCGATGATATTAAAGTGTTGGCAAACGCTTTCACCAATGAATTCAGCAATAAATATAACAAAGGGGATTTGAAGCTTTCTCCGGAAGTGATCTCCATCTTTTTAAATTATGCCTGGATGGGCAATATCAGAGAACTGAAAAATGCCATTGAGCATGCAGTCATTTTAGCTGAGCATAATGTCATTTTACCTGAGGACTTACCTGAAAACATTGTTGCTTCTACCAATATTGTTTCTCCTACTTATCAACAGGAAGAATCCGGTGATTGGTTTTCCGCTAAACAAAATTTTGAAAAACGCTATCTGAATCAGCTGCTTACACAATGCAAAGGCAATTTCAGTAAAGCAGCTAAACTAAGTGGCATCACCCGAGAAAACTTGTATAATAAATGTACCAAACTGGGAATTAATTATAATCAATATCGTTCCCACAATCTACCTCACGAGGAAACGAAGGAGACAAAAGTATGA